The DNA region cacacctggctgtaaccACCAGTAActatggtcacacacctggctgtaactatggtcacacacctggctgtaaccACCAGTAActatggtcacacacctggctgtaaccACCAGTAACTATGGCCACACACCTGCTGTAACTATCAGTAACTatggccacacacctggctgtaactaCCAGTAActatggtcacacacctggctgtaaccACCAGTAACTATGGCCACACACCTGCTGTAACTATCAGTAActatggtcacacacctggctgtaactaCCAGTAACTatggccacacacctggctgtaactaTCAATAACTATGGCCACACCTGGCTGTAACTATCAGTAActatggtcacacacctggctgtaactaTCAATAACTatggccacacacctggctgtaactaTCAGTAActatggtcacacacctggctgtaactatggtcacacacctggctgtaactaCCAGTAACTATGGCCACACCTGGCTGTAACCACCAGTAACTATGGCCACACCTGGCTGTAACTATCAGTAActatggtcacacacctggctgtaacaaccagTAACTATGGCCACACCTGGCTGTAACCACCAGTAACTatggccacacacctggctgtaactatggccacacacctggctgtaactaTGAAGAGTGCGCGCTCGTcaatttataattaataataacatttacacAGTCAACTTGACCAACAATTACCATCACAGTTGACGTGCGAGTAGATTAATGAAGCAGACAAGTCGAGCAGACAAGTCAAGCAGACAAGTCAAGCAGACAAGTCAAGCAGACAAGTCAAGCCGACAAGTCAAGCAGACAAGTCAAGCAGACAAGTCAAGCAGACAAGTCAAGCAGACAAGTCAAGCAGACAAGTCAAGCAGACAAGTCAAGCAGACAAGTCAAGCCGACAAGTCAAGCAGACAAGTCAAGCAGACAAGTCAAGCAGACAAGTCAAGCAGACAAGTCAAGCAGACAAGTCAAGCAGACAAGTCAAGCAGACAAGTCAAGCAGACAAGTCAAGCAGACAAGTCAAGCAGACAAGTCAAGCAGACAAGTCAAGCAGACAAGTCAAGCAGACAAAATGTGGTCCGCTCCTTACAGCCTGCGTGTAGCAGCGTCCAATAGCCTAGTTGATCAGCTGTGTAGAAAATTCCACTCATCATGTTAATATTAGTATCTAAGGAATGTATTATTCCATATCATATCTACTGTATCTACATCAGTATCCTTCATCACCATTAGTAAAGTACACCACTGGGACTTAATGCCTGTATTACATGGTAGATGTGATCACAAGATTCTAGAAGCTTCCATATAATACaaaaaatattgctggaaccCAAGTTATAGCTTCCAGTGATGTCATTTCAAACTCCTTAATAAAGAACAAAAGGTACTATCAAGTAGTGTTAATTATCTTTAAATCCGCCAAGTAATCATCTTGTGATATAATTTTATCACAATGATCAATCTCAATAATGAAAATAAACATTTTATAATCCTTGCCGGCGGCAGCTCCACTGTGGAGGGAAGGCCACCAGCAGCCGCCGATGGGAGAGTACCGTCTGGTGCCTGGCGGCCGCTTGTTTACACCAAGCAATGCACGCGTGGGTAcgtcgggagacatctcccgtcacgcagggtgcagtcgcacctccacagatctccagtatcagctcttgatactggtaatggatcaaaagggccaccacttacgggctattcatgcccgtgccacctcttgggtggcttaatcttcatcaatcatcaatcagcgTGGGTACGGTTAGAGAAACTGTTTcagcaatgaacaaatccacattttTCAGCAAGatatttacacatatatttaccgggctgtggtgggtatgtgggcctgcgggccgctccgagcaacagcctggtggaccaaactctcacaagtcaagcctggcctcgggccgggcttggggagtagaagaactcccagaaccccatcaaccaggtatcacacaAACTATTGATAATCTTCAGTGATAGCTCCCTGAATTCTGGGAGAGGTTTTGAACCGTAATTACGGAGGAATTCCTGGTACATGTATCAAAAATTCAAGAGTGTGgaggccccaccaccacctcgtctACCAAGTGAGACGCAACAATgtgaattgacttgagaatggtccaggacagaccgaaacgtcgtcgtcccttcaccttctggtgtgtggtctggtcaacatacttcagccacgttattgtgactcctcgcctgcaccaaTGTGCACTCCATATCTGAGCAAGCAATTATAATCCTGACAACAAcgctgtcacatccaaatcatcaTCATCAAGCTGCAATATTTATCATTAAAATATTGACCCTTGTTTCAGCAAGAGACCAGGTACTaggtaggaggcctggtcgaggaccgggccgcggagtcgccaagccctgaacccccccccccctccaaagacCACCTGGCTACTGTGAGCTAGGCTCCGGTTCTCAATTTCAGGATAAGTTATTAATTGTTTTGGAGCTTAGATTGGCCAATTAGCATGCTTTATAACATTAATGCGTACATATATAAATTGAGAGTCATTAGGCAACGCATCATCAGTAAGTTCTGACAATCTTTTCAGTGAATGAACCACCTATATGGCTGAGTATTTATAATTCTTGGGTATATAATTCTTTACTATAACTCTTCATACATTTAATTGTCTTATCTTTCATTAGTATTAATTGTATTCattaagaaatgtaaagtaccagtagtgcgagcactcagcgtaatatggagaaagagcctggatacaggggagataccagctgcacttaaatcagcagatatagctccgctGCACATGGGAGGGAGTAAGGCCTTggtaaaaaattatagaccagtgcactaacatcacacataataaaagttttcgaaagggtgattaggaatcaactttctagttttatggaaaatatggATTTAGGCTTTAGAGCGggcagatcctgtctgtcacagttactcaaccactatgacaaaatcacagaagccctagaagaaaagcaaaatgcagatgttgtatacacagactttgcagaggtattcgacaaatgtgaccatagggtgatagcacacaaaatgaggtcaatgggaataactggtaaagtaggacgctggatactcaatttcctgtcgaacagaacacaaagagtaacagtcaatcaaataaaatcgagtccaagcgcaattaaaagtccttgcaccactgctgttccttattctcatatcagatatagacaaaaatacacgtcacagcttcgtgtcgtcctttgcagatgacacaaaaatcagcatgaaaattacctctgcggaagacattgaaaaactacaagatgtcaacaaagttttcgactgggcagcagaaaataacatgatgtttaacagtgataaattccaggtactcaggtacggtaaaaatgaggaccttaaacataatacagagtacaaaacacaatcaaatgtacccatagtaggaaaacagcatgtcaaggatttgggaataataatgtctgacgacctaacatttaaggagcataaccaagcaaatattgcgacagccagaaaaatgataggatggattacgagaactttcaaatccagggatcccatcacaatggttgtactcttcaagtcacttgagtACAGAGAacgtatacggcacgcatagacgagataaaacacctaaattattgggatcgtctcaaagctctccaaatgtactctctagaaaggagacgagagtgataccaaataatatacacatggaaattactggagggacaggtcccaaatctgcacaataaaataacaacatactggagtgaacgatatggaagaaaatgcagaatagaaccagtgaagagcagaggtgccataggcacaatcagagaacactgtataaacatcagtggTCCGCGGTTGttaaacaccctcccagcgagcatcagaaatatgccggaacaaccgtggacatcttcaagaggaaactagattgtttcctccaaggagttccggaccaaccaggctgtggtgggtatgtgggtctgcgggccgctccaagcaacagcctggtggaccaaactctcacaagtcaagcctggcctcgggccgggcttggggagtagaagaactctcagattaATTGATAATCTTATGGAcggcccatcaagcaggtatctatTACCTTAATTTATCAAGTTagtttattttattgcatataataatttttgtatgcAAATGTACATACACCTCGTGTAATTATACCGTGTGCGCAAGATCACATGTTGCTCGGACCAGGCTAGAGGGTGTATAGTTCAGCTGCTAGATCATGAACCTTGCCAGTGCTTGCCGTCATAGAGCTGTTTTATCATAGTCATGTAAGGAATACATGTTAAATGTGTGGGTATACCCGCGGGTATATTGTGTTCTGCAGGTTATGAGCCAGATCACCCTTAGGGACCCTGTCTGCTACCACCCATTACCAGTACCAAGGCTACAGAGGAGTGCACTTACTACCCAGCATAGGAACCTTGCATGCAGCTAAGAGCTTTTAGCATAGGAACCTTACATGCAGCTAAGAGCTTTTAGTtttgcccacatacccaccacagcccggttggtccgggctgtggtgggttcatctttcctcaatctttgacggctttgtttacatttaataaacagtttacaagcatgataaCTTGCCAATCGACTATTGttcttgttataaacagcctcctggtgcttcggggctcattactgtttaataattgtaaacaaagtcgccaaaaattgaggaaagatgtacaggttcataagtgcttgcataactgcttcgtgaatctggcccctggtatatTACCCCACAACATGACGCTAATCTTCGACGCCTCCTCCAGAATAAGACAAGAtgggtaatgaaatacttatttcaGTTGGTAGTGCGGATGTATATATGGGGCCCAGGGACGGGTATATGGGGGCCCAGGGACGGGTATATGGGGGCCCAGGGACGGGTATATGGGGCCCAGGGACGGGTATATGGGGCCCAGGGACGGGTATATGGGGCCCAGGGACGGGTATATGGGGCCCAGGGACGGGTATATGGGGGCCCAGAGACGGGTATATGGGGCCCCAGAGACGGGTATATGGGGCCCCAGAGACGGGTATATGGGGCCCCAGAGACGGGTATATGGGGCCCCAGAGACGGGTACATGGGGCCCCAGAGACGGGTACATGGGGCCCCAGAGACGGGTACATGGGGCCCCAGAGACGGGTACATGGGGCCCCAGAGACGGGTACATGGGGCCCCAGAGACGGGTACATGGGGCCCCAGAGACGGGTACATGGGGCCCCAGAGACGGGTATATGGGGCCCCAGAGACGGGTATATGGGGCCCCAGAGACGGGCACATGGGGCCCCAGAGACGGGTACATGGGGCCCCAGAGACGGGTATATGGGGCCCCAGAGACGGGTATACGGGGCCCCAGAGACGGGTATACGGGGCCCCAGAGACGGGTATACGGGGCCCCAGAGACGGGTATACGGGGCCCCAGAGACGGGTATACGGGGCCCCAGAGACGGGTATACGGGGCCCCAGAGACGGGTATACGGGGTCCCAGAGACGGGTATACGGGGTCCCAGAGACGGGTATACGGGGTCCCAGAGACGGGTATACGGGGTCCCAGAGACGGGTATACGGGGTCCCAGAGACGGGTATACGGGGCCCCAGAGACGGGTATACGGGGCCCCAGAGACGGGTATACGGGGCCCAGGGACGGGTATACGGGGCCCAGGGACGGGTATACGGGGCCCAGGGACGGGTATACGGGGCCCAGGGACGGGTATACGGGGCCCAGGGACGGGTATACGGGGCCCAGGGACGGGTATATGGGGCCCCAGAGACGGGTATATGGGGCCCCAGAGACGGGTATATGGGGCCCCAGAGACGGGTATATGGGGCCCCAGAGACGGGTATATGGGGCCCCAGAGATGGGTATATGGGGGCCCAGGGACGGGTATACGGGGCCCCAGAGACGGGTATACGGGGCCCCAGAGACGGGTATATGGGGCCCCAGAGACGGGTATATGGGGCCCCAGAGACGGGTATATGGGGCCCCAGAGACGGGTATATGGGGCCCAGGGACGGGTATACGGGGGCCCAGGGACGGGTATACGGGGCCCAGGGACGGGTATACGGGGCCCAGGGACGGGTATATGGGGGCCCAGGGACGGGTATATGGGGGCCCAGGGACGGGTATATGGGGCCCCAGGGACGGGTATATGGGGGCCCCAGGGACGGGTATATGGGGGCCCCAGAGACGGGTATACGGGGGCCCCAGAGACGGGTATACGGGGGCCCCAGAGACGGGTATACGGGGGCCCAGGGACGGGTATACGGGGGCCCAGGGACGGGTATACGGGGGCCCAGGGACGGGTATATGGGGCCCCAGAGACGGGTATATGGGGCCCCAGAGACGGGTATATGGGGCCCCAGGGACGGGTATATGGGGCCCCAGGGACGGGTATATGGGGCCCCAGGGACGGGTATATGGGGCCCCAGGGACGGGTATATGGGGCCCCAGCGACGGGTATATGGGGCCCCAGGGACGGGTATATGGGGCCCCAGAGACGGGTATATGGGGCCCAGGGACGGGTATATAGGGGCCAGGGACGGGTAtattgtaacacccaggaccttcccccccttagagttcacacccagggaagccttctccaagaggtcagcccagatgacctccggtttatcttgtatattgattaaaaattcctgggttagtcttagtcagcatagtttcaagtatgtaatatttcaggcaagggaattagactccagattcttatgtgtaaacatccttggatctcccccttttggccaggtcagaggtcagtcacacatgtaattaataactcctctcttgaagagtgtatggtgaatgtcaaacaagcttattgaaatatttcttgagtgtttgtacacgtgtggccgacttcttacattcttggtgtaggtagcaacagctgatctccccccctcccccctgtgggggttgtatatagagggcctgtaggaacatagaAAAGGGAgagtgcggtacaccgggatcgagagcgggtctgtgaagaacatctcagcccgggagagacagaggtcttaaggtaatgtgtgtgatctctgaggttttgttccatgtccaaatttcttaactttgccagtgttagagtaggatttataagtgatgattgacataattttggtctcaataaacttttgttaaatttcccgtctgtgtcaattgttgaatcctcttagccttttggatatagtggctgacaaccgtcccataattaatgacagtcatagaaagtactctccaagtcaagcaatgcttcttgcctcgttgcttgatatagtctcaatggtcaaaggcagatggtggcagcgtatttaatccttgtgttagcatttccttatttgcagtgtacctttggttccggtgtaaccatcatatgtcagctcataacagtgttaccaagtgcaaccaatgaggaagtgttactcaggatcagTAGTGTTTACATTAGTAACTATTTTTTGGtgtacattatagtggtgtttCATTATGGTGGTACACTGTAGGGCGGTGTTACACTAGGGTGGTGTTACAATATGGGGGCCAGGGACGGGTATATGGGGGCCAGGGACGGGTATATGGGGGCCAGGGACGGGTATATGGGGGCCAGGGACGGGTATATGGGGGCCAGGGACGGGTATATGGGGGCCAGGGACGGGTATATGGGGGCCAGGGACGGGTATATGGGGGCCAGGGACGGGTATATGGGGCCAGCGACAGGTATAAAAGATGATGAGAGAGGAGGGGTAAGTCCCCCCTAAGGTCTCCCTACATCAAGAAACTgtctactaaagtgcccttaccctaacctaccagaggacccacaacagaaaacgggacagtatgttaaTTCCGCGAGCCGCTGCCATCTTCTGgctcgacaatttttggccttacaaTAACACGTCAGAATGAGACGTGCTGTTAAGACTGAGGGTTGGAGGAACAGGGGCCCGACAGCTGAGTGGacggcgctttggattcgtagtcctgaggttccggggtcgatcccctgtggaggcgaaaacaagtgggtcgtttctttcaccctgatgctcctgttcacctagcagtaaatgggtacctggtNNNNNNNNNNNNNNNNNNNNNNNNNNNNNNNNNNNNNNNNNNNNNNNNNNNNNNNNNNNNNNNNNNNNNNNNNNNNNNNNNNNNNNNNNNNNNNNNNNNNNNNNNNNNNNNNNNNNNNNNNNNNNNNNNNNNNNNNNNNNNNNNNNNNNNNNNNNNNNNNNNNNNNNNNNNNNNNNNNNNNNNNNNNNNNNNNNNNNNNNNNNNNNNNNNNNNNNNNNNNNNNNNNNNNNNNNNNNNNNNNNNNNNNNNNNNNNNNNNNNNNNNNNNNNNNNNNNNNNNNNNNNNNNNNNNNNNNNNNNNNNNNNNNNNNNNNNNNNNNNNNNNNNNNNNNNNNNNNNNNNNNNNNNNNNNNNNNNNNNNNNNNNNNNNNNNNNNNNNNNNNNNNNNNNNNNNNNNNNNNNNNNNNNNNNNNNNNNNNNNNNNNNNNNNNNNNNNNNNNNNNNNNNNNNNNNNNNNNNNNNNNNNNNNNNNNNNNNNNNNNNNNNNNNNNNNNNNNNNNNGGGGGGGGGGGATCATGAGTGTTACAAGCCTGGGAGCAGTGGTGGATGGGGAGCCTGGGAGCTCTGGTGGATGTGGAGCCTGGGAGCTCTGGTGGATGTGGAGCCTGGGAGCTCTGGTGGAAGTGGAGCCTGGGAGCTCTGGTGGATGTGGAGCCTGGAAGCTCTGGTGGATGTGGAGCCTGTGAGATCTGGTGGATGGGGAGCCTGGGAGCTCTGGTGGATGTGGAGCCTGGGAGCTCTGGTGGATGTGGAGCCAGGAAGCTCTggtggatatggagcctgtgagATCTGGTGGATGGGGAGCCTGGGAGCTCTGGTGGATGTGGAGCCTGTGAGATCTGGTGGATGTGGAGCCTGTGAGATCTGGTGGATGGGGAGCCTGTGAGATCTGGTGGATGGGGAGCCTGGCAGCTATGGTGGATGTGGAGCCTGTGAGATCTGGTGAATGGGGAGCCTGGGGGCTCAGGTGGATGGGGAGCCTGGGAGCTCTAGTGGATGGGGAGCCTGGGAGCTCTGGTGGATAGGGAGCCTGGGAGCTCTGGTGGATGTGGAGCCTGGGAGTTCTGGTGGATGTGGAGCCTGGGAGCTCTGGTGGATGTGGAGCCTGGGAGCTCTGGTGGATAGGGAGCCTGGGAGCTCTCCTTGATGGGGAGCCTGGGAGCTCTGTTGGATGAGGAGCCTGGGAGCTCTGGTGGATGGGGAGCCTGGGAGCTCTGGTGGATGGGGAACCTGGGAGCTCTGATGGATGAAGAGCCTGGGAGCTGTGGTGGATGGGGAGCCTGGGAGCTCTGGTGGATGGGGAGCCTGGGAGCTCTAGTGGATGGGGAACTGATAGATAGGGAGCCTGGGAGCTCTGGTGGATAGGCAGCCTGGGAGCTCTGGTGGATGTGGAGCCTGGGAGCTCTGGTGGATGGGGAGCCTGGGAGCTCTGGTGGATAGGCAGCCTGGGAGCTCTGGTGGATGTGGAGCCTGGGAGCTCTGGTGGATGGGGAGCCTGGGAGCTCTGGTGGATCCTGGGAGCTCTGGTGGATCCTGGGAGCTCTGGTGGATATGGAGCCTGGGAGCTCTGGTGGATGGGGAGCCTGGGAGCTCTGGTGGATGGGGAGCCTGGGAGCTCTGGTGGATGGGGAGCCTGGGAGCTCTAGTGGATGGGGAACTGATGGATAGGGAGCCTGGGAGCTCTGGTAGATAGGCAGCCTGGGAGCTCTGGTGGATGTGGAGCCTGGGAGCTCTGGTGGATGGGGAGCCTGGGAGCTCTGGTGGATCCTGGGAGCTCTGGTGGATATGGAGCCTGGGAGCTCTGGTGGATGGGGATCCTGGGAGCTCTGGTGGATGGGGAGCCTAGGGAGCTCTGGTAGATGGGAGCCTGGGAGCTCTGGTGGATGGGGAACCTGGGAGCTCTGATGGATGGGGGAACTCTGAAGGATGGAGAGCCTGGGAGCTCTGGTGGATGGGGAGCCTGCGGGCTCTGGTGGATGGGGAGCCTGGGAGCTCTGGTGGATGGGGAGCCTAGGAGCTCTGGTGGATGGGGAGCCTGTGAGCTCTGGTGGATGGGGAGCCTGGGAGCTCTGGTGGATGGGGAGCCTGGGAGCTCTGGTGCATGGGGAGCCTGGGAGCTCTGGTTGATGGAGAGCCTGGGAGCTCTGGTGGATGGGGAGCCAGGGAGCTCTGGTGGATGGGGAGCCTGGGAGCTCTGATGGATTGGGAGCCAGGGAGCTCTGATGGATGGGGAGCCTGGGAGCTCTGGTGGATGGGGAGCCTGGGATCTGTGTTGGATGGGGAGCCTGGGAGCTCTGGTGGATGTGGAGCCTGGGAGCTCTGGTGGATGGGGAGCCTGGGAGCTCTGGTGGATGGGGAGCTCTGGTAGATGGGGAGCCTGGGAGCTCTAGTGGATGGGGAGCCTGGGAGCTCTAGTGGATGGGGAGCCTGGGAGCTCTGGTGGATGGGGAGCCTGGGAGCTCTAGTGGATGGGGAGCCTGGGAGCTCTAGTGGATGGGGAGCCTGGGAGCTCTAGTGGATGGGGAGCCTGGGAGCTCTGGTGGATAGAGAGCCTG from Procambarus clarkii isolate CNS0578487 chromosome 31, FALCON_Pclarkii_2.0, whole genome shotgun sequence includes:
- the LOC138370176 gene encoding uncharacterized protein, with product MKQTSRADKSSRQVKQTSQADKSSRQVKQTSQADKSSRQVKQTSQADKSSRQVKQTSQADKSSRQVKQTSQADKSSRQVKQTSQADKSSRQVKQTSQADKSSRQVKQTSQADKSSRQNVVRSLQPACSSVQ
- the LOC123758588 gene encoding prisilkin-39-like, which translates into the protein MGPRDGYMGPRDGYMGPRDGYMGPRDGYMGAQRRVYGAPETGIWGPRDGYMGPQRRVYGAPETGTWGPRDGYMGPQRRVHGAPETGTWGPRDGYMGPQRRVHGAPETGTWGPRDGYMGPQRRVYGAPETGTWGPRDGYMGPQRRVYGAPETGIRGPRDGYTGPQRRVYGAPETGIRGPRDGYTGPQRRVYGAPETGIRGPRDGYTGSQRRVYGVPETGIRGPRDGYTGSQRRVYGAPETGIRGPRDGYTGPRDGYTGPRDGYTGPRDGYTGPRDGYTGPRDGYTGPRDGYMGPQRRVYGAPETGIWGPRDGYMGPQRRVYGAPEMGIWGPRDGYTGPQRRVYGAPETGIWGPRDGYMGPQRRVYGAPETGIWGPGTGIRGPRDGYTGPRDGYTGPRDGYMGAQGRVYGGPGTGIWGPRDGYMGAPGTGIWGPQRRVYGGPRDGYTGAPETGIRGPRDGYTGAQGRVYGGPGTGIWGPRDGYMGPQRRVYGAPGTGIWGPRDGYMGPQGRVYGAPGTGIWGPSDGYMGPQGRVYGAPETGIWGPGTGI